The genome window TTATTTGCCACATAACTGATATGCATGATCTGGTACGCGTTCTGTTCAAAATTATATCCGTCAAAATACATGACTTTCCCTTCATTGGAAAGAATCACGTTGACAATAAAGTCCCCCAGCTTCCTGCACTCATCATAGGACATGTTTTTTTGAAAATGCTGCACGTTAATGGTATCAATATACGCACCGATATCGTCCATGGTACAGTTTTCTTCTTTTAAGGACTGTTCCATAAGGTAGAGCATCACGGCAAAAATCATATTAAGCTGCTCGTCCATTTTCAAAAAGCCATACTGCTTCCAGGTCATTTTCTGACTGCTGTTCTGGATCAGTATGGCATATAAGCCTACATTCTTCATTCTTCTGGGGAAATGCTTTAAAAATTCATATTGCATGATTTTACCTCTGATGATCTGTGATATTTTCCGGGTATGCCCACAAATGTTTTTTCCCGCGGAATACCGGCACAGCAACTACGGCGCAGTCTGTCCTCTCCTACTGTGGGGTATTCCACTTTCAAGCAAAGCTCAGGAAAAATCCGAGATATTAAGAATCTCCTGCGGCACATACTCATTGCATTCTAAAATCTTTTTCATCTGCTGCGTCTGCTCTTCGGAGAAAAACAGGAAAAATACATTTTTAATATTGCGATTCTGCTGCTCCTTTGTCTCAGGCAAATGTCCGGCCTTCTTCGCCTTTCTCAGAAGTGCCTCATACGCCGGCACAAATGGCTCAATCTTCCACTTTTCCGCGAACACTTCCGCAAGGCCTTCATAGATACCGATCCCTTCATAATCCATGTCGCCAAAATAATATATTCTGTTTCCATCTGCCTTCATATAGGGTTCTATGCAAAATTCAAAATCCTCGAATGACCGCCGAATCCGTTTCCCTCCGCCGTAAATCAGGGTTCCTATCCTCACTCCCAGAATCCTGTCATTTCCCTCCAGCAAATGCCGCCTCATACTATAGAACGTATCCTTATTCTCCAATATCAGCAGATTCTGCGGTACCTCTCTCGTGTGGGAATAATACGCCAGCGGTTCCACCGTCTTGTATATATTCAGAAATCCTTCCGTGAGTCCACAACGTTTTAGGATCTTCCTTCCCTGCTCTTTTGATAAAAACTTTTCCCTGCCCCAAATCTCAAAGCTTCTCTCATTCACGGATTCCGGGGATTCCAGGCATTCACTTCTGTCTTTTAAATACTCACTTAGCTTTAAGACCCAGTCCCTGTCCTGCTCATATGCCTCAAGGTGCGACAGATAATAATCTACGGAAATCTGCGGTGTGATCTGGTATTTCAGTTCGTCCTCCATGACACTGTAATCCTTGCTTTCCTCCAACAGCCAGTACTCCCGGTAAAGTGCCGGGTGCTTTCCATTGGTCCCTGACGCTTTCAGCGGTCGAATGTGGCCTTCCTTCAGAAGAAGCATCACATATTCATACTGCTCTATATATAACAAATCCTTCTTGAAATATAATAACTGATCCAGCGAAACTCGTTTCACTTCTGTCTTCTCCCTATTTTTATTGCTTTCATTGTACCTTTTTACAGTACTCCTCGCAACATCTATCATAACTTTTGCAGCGCTTTATCCAGTTCCCTCTCGCAGATTTCATTTTTCTTCACCTTTGGCTTTTCAAAAATCTGCCCCTTGCTCACGACCATATACAGCTCTCTAAGCGCATCAAATCCTTCCAGCGGATTCCTGTCCGCCACAATAAAATCGGCACTTTTTCCGGTTTCAATGCTTCCCGTCTCCTCACCGATTCCTGCGATTTCTGCATTTCTCCTGGTAGCCGTATAAAGTGCGAATGCCCGGCTTACTCCCACATATTTGTGAAAATACTCCAGTTCTCTCCACATATCATAGTGCGTTACGAACGGACAGGCGGTATCGGTCCCAAGCCCCACCGGAATTCCATTTTCCAGTGCCGCCTTCGCTCCCTCCACAATGCCTTCCAGCACAATTTTCCCGTTATACTGCGTCATGTCCGTACTGTGCATCAGCTCCCGGTCGAAGCTGGCAAGCGGAATCGCCGGGGAAATCGTACAGATATCGCATGCTTTCGTTTCTTTGAAAAGTGCGATGATCTCCTCGTCCGGCATTGCACCATGCTCAATCGTATCTACGCCATTTTCAAGCGCAACTCGCACCCCTTCCGGACTTTCCGTGTGGGCCGCCACCCGAAATCCGGCCTTATGAGCTTCCTCGCAGCATGCTCTGACAAATGACGGCGGCATTTTCAGTACGCCCGGTTCCCCTTTTACCTTGGCGTCCAGCACTCCGCCGGTAATCATGAGCTTGATCCAGTCCGGTTTTCCGCCTGTAATTTTACGCACAAGCGCGCGGCATTCCTCTTCGCTTTTCGCCGCATAGGCCACCGAACCTGCCATATGACCGCCCTCCACGGAAATCGCCATGTTGGACACCAGCATTCTCGGGCCTATGATTTTCCCCGCTTTTATGCGATCCCGGATTTTGGAATCCAACTCCCCAAGCCCACCTACTGTACGGATCGTCGTCACACCGGACAATAATTCCGTCTTTGCATAATTTTCACACAATTTCATACCGATTTTGCGGGTCAGGGCATTGCTCATCACCAGCTTTGCCGCCTTCGTGTTGTCCTGCTCTTTTTTCTTCGGCTCACCCCCGCCCGGCAGATGGACATGGAGGTTAATCAGTCCCGGAAGAAGATACCGCCCTCCCAGGTCGACCACCTTGCTTCCCGCCAAAATCGGCACATCATGTCCAATTTCCTTAATTTTCCCGTTCTCAACGACGACCGTCATGTCTTTCTGCGGTGTCATATGTTCAGTTCCATCGAGTAATGTCGCATGAATATATGTAGTTTTCATTTGTTTCCCCTTTCTACCCGTTTTTTGCACTTAAATTCATTTTCCCATACCTTTTACGCATAGCCCCTGTTGATATCATTGCAGACATGCCCGATTATTTTATAACGATATATATTTTAAGCACATCTCTTTTTGATATTATTATACGCAGAGGTATTTTTGAAGTAAAGCCACATTTGATTTTTATGCAACATTCACAAATTTTCACCCCTTCGCTCCCTTCCCCGTCAAAATTACTAAAGGCTCTCACCACAATATTTTCCGGCATTTTTCTCATATTTCCGCTTGATTTTTTCAAGAAATAACCTATCGCTTTTGTGAAACTTGTAGAATTGTATTTACCTAAATTTCTCTGTATGATGAGTACACATTTCCACAAACAACGTCGGAAATTCATAACATGACCGTACACTATGCGCATTTCTGTACAAAATATTGTTTACAAAACGTTAACTTTGCAATTCATTATGCTATAAATAGGGAATTCCAGGCTTTTGAAATAATTATGGATGTGATAAAATAAAATATATGGTACTTGAATTCATGTATCATATTCATCCAAAAAGCCTCTTTCCCTACAGATTATCATAATCTTTAAGAAAGGGCGATTTTATTGAAAAATACCAATGACGATTTTATCATGTTACCTACTGTTGATTTCTGCTTTAAAGAATTGATGTTGAATCCCAAAGTCCGCCAGGGCTTTATCGCCGCCTTGCTCGGGAAAAAGCCGGAGGAAATACAGGAAACTTCCCTCCTTCCCACCATTTTACACCGCAACTCTCCCTCGGATAAGCAGGGAGTTCTGGATGTGCTGGTGCAAATGAAAGATGGCACGCAGCTCGACCTCGAAATGCAGGTGGCGTATTTTACATACTGGAAGAATCGTATATTGTTTTACTTGGGCAAGATCTATACGGATCAGCTTCACGAAGGCGAACCCTACGACAATCTGAAAAAATGTATTCACGTCAGTATTCTTGATTTTATACATTTTTCAGACGATAAGGACTGTTATCGTAAGATTCATCTGCGGGATGACAAAACCGGTGAACTTTATACAGATTTACTGGAAATACAAATTCTAGAGTTAAAAAAATTGTCTCCAGATATACAGACCGGCCAGGATATTATTAGCTGGATGCAGTTCTTCAGTAGGAAAAACAGAAAGGAGTTTTCTGAAATGGCTAAAACAAATGAATATTTTGATGAAGCATACCAGGAACTGCTTCACTTAAGCGCGGACGAACAAAAACGCCTTGAGTATGAAGCCCGCCAAAAAGCTCTGCGGGACTATAACTCCCAAGTGAAAGGTTACCGGGAAATGGGACTAAAGGAAGGACTAGAACAAGGCATCAAGCAAGGAATCAAGCAGGGCATCGAACAGGGCATCGAACAGGGCATCGAATTAGGCCGTCAAATTTTCAAACTTCATATGCAGGGAAAGCAGCCCGAAGAAATAGCTAAGTCCTGCTCCCTGCCTCTGGAACAGGTATTAAAGGTTCTGTCCTAAAACCTCTGTATATTGAGATGAATGTCCACCAGACGTTCACTTATGCATGCAGGAAGCAGGAATAACCCAAAAGAAGATTTACCTTATCTTCTTTTGGGTTACTTAACAACCGCCAATAAAAAATTTACACATTTACTTGACGGGCTGCAAGCCTCAAATAGAATCGACCTTTGCCGTAACTCTATTATACACCTTCCGCCAGAAAATCGGTTTCATTTATGGTGGGGACGCTTCAGCGACATGGGGGTTTACTTGACAAACCCAACCAATATAAAAGTCCACCGAATCTGCGCTTAATATACTCTGCTGCTAAGACGTTTACCTGAAAGAAGTCCTTTCATAGGCCAGCCTCTTTGTCCCATCTGCGACATAAATGATTCCCCGATATGTGAATCCATTCTTTTCCAGCACATGACGCATCGGCCCGTTTTTTTCATGTGTATCGATTCTGAGATGCCCGTCGGCTTCCTCGAGCGCCCAATTAAGGCAAAATGATGCAACGCCATGACTTTCTCTGGCCGAAGCAATTCTATGAATTACTCCGTATGCCGAATCATTTTTCCAGGCTCCCTCATATATTTTTGCATAAGTCGGCTCCTCCATTATCTTAAAGAAGAAGGTTCCCAGCACCCGGTCCCCGTCGGTACATACATAGCTGTCCCCGTCCCGAATATCCTGCTCGATCCGTGCTCTTTCCGGTCTGGTCGTTCCCCACTGTGTCGGATTCCCGCTCTCCCGCATAAATACTCTCGCATCTTCATAGAGCTCCATGAGCCGCTCCAAATCTTCTGTTCTGGTCTTCCGAATCTGCATTTTATTCTCCCGGATATTCCTTCCAGCTTTCCGCTATTTTTCTTCAAGGAGCTTTTTTGTCAGCTTCTTTACTTTTTTCTTGCACTTCCCGCAGCCTTTTCCGGCTTTAGTCGCCTTTTTTACTTCTTTAAATGAAGAGGCTCCCTGTTCTATCGCGTCTGCTATGTCACCTTTTGTAACATGATAGCATGAGCAGATCACTTTCTTGCGGCTCATAATTATAATACCAGTGACGGTGCAGAATAAACTCTTGCTCCCAGTTCATTATCCAGCATATACAGGCTCTTCGGGTCGTCTCCGAACAATTCGAATTTCTTCACAAGATTGTCTGCATTCGTCTCCTCTTCTCCCTGCTCCTTAACGAACCAATCCAAAAACTGCATGGTACGGAAATCTTTTACGCTATACGCCGCATCATAAATATTATGTATCAGACTGGTCACGTACTGCTCATGTTTTAAGCCCTCTGCCAGTACCGCTTTGGCACTCTCCAGAGCAATCGCCGGTTTATCAATCGCTTCCAATACTACCTTTTCACCATTGTTCTGCAAATACTGCACGAACAACATCGCATGATCCCGCTCCTCCTGAGCCTGAATCTTGTACCAGTTACCAAATCCGTCAAGTCCTTCATCATAATAATAGTTAGAAAAATCCAGATACAAATACGCTGAATAGAATTCCTTATTCACCTGCTGATTTAATAATTCAACTACTTTTTTATCTAACATTTTCTTTACCTCCTTAGTTTGACTTTTCTTTTTATTATACGCTGAATGCTTCTTGATGTAAAGAACTCAGATAACGCTGATTTTCATTTTCCATCAGAAGATTCTCGTAAATATCATTGTATTTCCTATAACCTTCGTGCTATTCTGATAATAAGATGTTGGGAACAAAAAGCATTTTGACCCCTATGATATACGGATTGCTCCGCACTTCGCGGCACCGATATCATAAAAAATATTAAGGGAGGAATTCGCAATGAAAGAAAAACTATACACCGTACCACTGACGGACGCATTTCGCGCCGCTGACGAGTGCCCTTTCTGCTTTATAGAGCGCCAGCTGGAAGAACATACCCTGGACTTCGTACTAGGTCCCGGAGCCTCCTATATGGAGGACGATATCCGGGCGCAGACAGATTCCCTGGGATTTTGCCGGACTCACTATAAAAAAATGTATGAATACGGGAACCGCCTCGGCACCGGCCTGATTCTGAAAACACATTTTCACAAATTGAGTAAAGAGTTGGACGAGCAGATTCAGGCGTTCACCCCGTCCCACACCACACTCCTGAAACGTATCAAGAAAAATGTTCCCGGCGATGCTGCGTCCCGGACCTCCATCGGTGCCTGGGCTGCTGCCAAAAAAGAAAGCTGCTACATTTGTGATTTTTATCAAAAAACCTATCAGCGCTATCTGGATACATTTTTTGAATTGTATCGGAAAAATCCGGAATTTAAAGAACTTGTCCTTGGTAGCAAGGGATTTTGTATTCCACATTTCGGAGAACTGGTAGATGAGGCCGACCGCATACTTCCTGATAAAGAAAAACAGGAATTCTTTGATCACCTTTTCCCGCTGATGAAGCAAAATTATCAGCGCATGTACGAGGATCTGGACTGGTTCTGCGACAAATTTGACTATCGTTATCGGGATGCTGACTGGAAGACTTCCAAGGACGCCCTGCCCCGCGGAATGCAAAAGGCCGCAGGCGGCTATCCGGCTGATCCGCCGTATACATCGGATCGCTGATTTGCCAAAACAAGGTCCACCGCCCTTCACTCCAGGGTTGTTTCATGAAGAATAATTCAAATGATTAAGCATACTGTTTTTACGGGGGTTATGGAAATTATACATTTTTTTCATAACCCTCGACTTTTTTCTCTTGTAGAGGTATAATGTCTATATAGTATAGGTATGCTCTACCTATACAGAAAGGAGGATATTATGCCAGTAACAGAGAAAAAATATCCTGACTGGGTGCAGGAGAAACGGACCAGGGGAACCACCGTCAAAAAGAAAGGTGATACTTATTATCTCTATAAACGCACTTCCAGGCGTGTTCCCGGGAAAAAATACCCACAGCCGGTAGATACTTATATCGGCATCATAACTCCGGAAGGAGTCATAAAAAGTGAAAAGAAAAAAATATCCCTGGGAGGGATAGAAGTGAGGGAGTATGGATTCTCCAGGGCAGTATGGCAGCTGTGCCCGGAGGGATGGAAGAAACCTCTGGGGAATGACTGGGAGGATGTCCTTTCGGTTATTCTGAAAAAATGGTCACCAGAGACCTACCTTGCGAAAGAAAGAGAGATAAAAACGGAGCAGGAATTTCACTATCAGTTTAATGCCCAGGCAGCATCCCTGAGCAGACGGATTTATAAAGAGCACGGAGTAGAACTTCAAAAACTGCAGATATTGAAAAGTATTTATCTGCTGTATTTTGAAAAAGAAAGGGTGATATCAAAGATTAGTACAGAACAGGAGGAACTGTTAGAAAAAACAGGGGTGGAACTTTCCGTGTGCTGAGAATGGCTTTCGGACAAAAATGCTTCTGGAATATATGAGGATGGTGCCGGATCCACGATGCGGCCGGGAGACAAAGCATGACTCTGCGGAAGTGCTGGTATGTCTGGTGACCGGTTTTCTGGCAGGAAAGACAACTATACGCAGGAGCCTTAGATGGTGTAACAAACATCTGGAAGAGCTGCGGGAATATCTTCTATTAAAGAAGGGTATCGCATCCCCGGCAACAGCATGCCGGATCCTATGGGGGATTGACGTGGAACTGTTTGCGCTGGCATTCATGGAATGGATCGGGGAGATTGTAAGCACGAAAGGAATCCATATATCAATTGACGGAAAGGCACTGCGGGCAGCAATGGAGAAAGTGAAGGATTTCAGGACCCCGATGATCCTGAATGCGATAGATGCGGTAACGGGACTGGTGATCGCGCAGATGCCCATTCAGAATAAAGACTGTGAGATTAAGGCGATACCGGAGCTGTTGAAACTGCTTGATATCCAGGGAAGTACAGTCACAACAGATGCAATTGGGACACAGACGCAGATCATGGAGCAGATCCTTTCCCAGGGGGGACATTTTGTGCTGATGGTAAAAAAGAACCAGCCACAGTCCTATGATGAGATCGTGAAATATTTCGGAGAGATGGCAGAAGACCACAAAAAGATGAAAAAAGACAGTAACTACAGGGCAAGGTATCCGGAAATGCAGGAAAAATATGAGGAAGTGTGCCAGCAGGAAAGGAACCGTGACAGGCAGGAATACCGATGGTACAGCGTTTGTGGGGAATGCAGCCTCCTGACAAAGACACAGAAAGAATGGCCTTTTGTAAAAACAGTGGGATTAGCCCGTCAGATACGGATACCGGTTGAACGGGATCCTAAGGGAAATGATATCACACCAGATGTGAGGACATTTCTGGAAAAGGGTTCAAGAAGAAGGCCCAGACCAGTCCA of Roseburia hominis contains these proteins:
- a CDS encoding Wadjet anti-phage system protein JetD domain-containing protein; translated protein: MKRVSLDQLLYFKKDLLYIEQYEYVMLLLKEGHIRPLKASGTNGKHPALYREYWLLEESKDYSVMEDELKYQITPQISVDYYLSHLEAYEQDRDWVLKLSEYLKDRSECLESPESVNERSFEIWGREKFLSKEQGRKILKRCGLTEGFLNIYKTVEPLAYYSHTREVPQNLLILENKDTFYSMRRHLLEGNDRILGVRIGTLIYGGGKRIRRSFEDFEFCIEPYMKADGNRIYYFGDMDYEGIGIYEGLAEVFAEKWKIEPFVPAYEALLRKAKKAGHLPETKEQQNRNIKNVFFLFFSEEQTQQMKKILECNEYVPQEILNISDFS
- a CDS encoding amidohydrolase family protein: MKTTYIHATLLDGTEHMTPQKDMTVVVENGKIKEIGHDVPILAGSKVVDLGGRYLLPGLINLHVHLPGGGEPKKKEQDNTKAAKLVMSNALTRKIGMKLCENYAKTELLSGVTTIRTVGGLGELDSKIRDRIKAGKIIGPRMLVSNMAISVEGGHMAGSVAYAAKSEEECRALVRKITGGKPDWIKLMITGGVLDAKVKGEPGVLKMPPSFVRACCEEAHKAGFRVAAHTESPEGVRVALENGVDTIEHGAMPDEEIIALFKETKACDICTISPAIPLASFDRELMHSTDMTQYNGKIVLEGIVEGAKAALENGIPVGLGTDTACPFVTHYDMWRELEYFHKYVGVSRAFALYTATRRNAEIAGIGEETGSIETGKSADFIVADRNPLEGFDALRELYMVVSKGQIFEKPKVKKNEICERELDKALQKL
- a CDS encoding Rpn family recombination-promoting nuclease/putative transposase codes for the protein MLPTVDFCFKELMLNPKVRQGFIAALLGKKPEEIQETSLLPTILHRNSPSDKQGVLDVLVQMKDGTQLDLEMQVAYFTYWKNRILFYLGKIYTDQLHEGEPYDNLKKCIHVSILDFIHFSDDKDCYRKIHLRDDKTGELYTDLLEIQILELKKLSPDIQTGQDIISWMQFFSRKNRKEFSEMAKTNEYFDEAYQELLHLSADEQKRLEYEARQKALRDYNSQVKGYREMGLKEGLEQGIKQGIKQGIEQGIEQGIELGRQIFKLHMQGKQPEEIAKSCSLPLEQVLKVLS
- a CDS encoding GNAT family N-acetyltransferase is translated as MQIRKTRTEDLERLMELYEDARVFMRESGNPTQWGTTRPERARIEQDIRDGDSYVCTDGDRVLGTFFFKIMEEPTYAKIYEGAWKNDSAYGVIHRIASARESHGVASFCLNWALEEADGHLRIDTHEKNGPMRHVLEKNGFTYRGIIYVADGTKRLAYERTSFR
- a CDS encoding (2Fe-2S)-binding protein; this translates as MSRKKVICSCYHVTKGDIADAIEQGASSFKEVKKATKAGKGCGKCKKKVKKLTKKLLEEK
- a CDS encoding ferritin, translated to MLDKKVVELLNQQVNKEFYSAYLYLDFSNYYYDEGLDGFGNWYKIQAQEERDHAMLFVQYLQNNGEKVVLEAIDKPAIALESAKAVLAEGLKHEQYVTSLIHNIYDAAYSVKDFRTMQFLDWFVKEQGEEETNADNLVKKFELFGDDPKSLYMLDNELGARVYSAPSLVL
- a CDS encoding DUF6062 family protein; this translates as MKEKLYTVPLTDAFRAADECPFCFIERQLEEHTLDFVLGPGASYMEDDIRAQTDSLGFCRTHYKKMYEYGNRLGTGLILKTHFHKLSKELDEQIQAFTPSHTTLLKRIKKNVPGDAASRTSIGAWAAAKKESCYICDFYQKTYQRYLDTFFELYRKNPEFKELVLGSKGFCIPHFGELVDEADRILPDKEKQEFFDHLFPLMKQNYQRMYEDLDWFCDKFDYRYRDADWKTSKDALPRGMQKAAGGYPADPPYTSDR
- a CDS encoding ISAs1 family transposase; protein product: MVPDPRCGRETKHDSAEVLVCLVTGFLAGKTTIRRSLRWCNKHLEELREYLLLKKGIASPATACRILWGIDVELFALAFMEWIGEIVSTKGIHISIDGKALRAAMEKVKDFRTPMILNAIDAVTGLVIAQMPIQNKDCEIKAIPELLKLLDIQGSTVTTDAIGTQTQIMEQILSQGGHFVLMVKKNQPQSYDEIVKYFGEMAEDHKKMKKDSNYRARYPEMQEKYEEVCQQERNRDRQEYRWYSVCGECSLLTKTQKEWPFVKTVGLARQIRIPVERDPKGNDITPDVRTFLEKGSRRRPRPVQDEERPKDIQKTGMISDMELTAEEMGRIKREHWSVENRLHHVLDDTFREDRSPAKKSKINLALIRKFAYNILRIAMLAGDCSEIMTEAMDEFSDDPFLRKKYVFNGIASFY